The Streptomyces sp. Mut1 genome window below encodes:
- a CDS encoding M48 family metallopeptidase, which translates to MTDSSHENHERVPSRQRKRFPGISSRAYEHPADRSALVALRKLSGFDTVFKALSGLLPERSLRLLFLSDSVRVSDAQFSHLNDMLRDACYILDLEKVPPMYVNQDPRPNAMCIGLDEPIIVVTTGLVELLDEEEMRAVVGHEVGHALSGHAVYRTILLFLTSLALKVAWIPLGNVAIMAIVTALREWFRKSELSADRAGLLVGQDSQASMRGLMKIAGGNHLHEMNVDAFLAQADEYEKAGDLRDSVLKILNVLPRSHPFTTVRAAELKKWSETRDYQRIMDGHYPRRDEDKDTSVTDSFKESASHYADSVRNSKDPLMKLVGDIAGGAGDLGGKLRDKFTGGGGGAKGGATGGSAPSSETEGPEDSQGPGTAGS; encoded by the coding sequence ATGACCGACAGCAGCCACGAGAACCACGAGCGCGTGCCGAGCAGGCAGCGCAAGCGTTTCCCGGGGATCTCCTCCCGGGCCTACGAGCACCCCGCGGACCGCTCGGCCCTGGTCGCCCTGCGCAAGCTGAGCGGCTTCGACACCGTCTTCAAGGCGCTGAGCGGGCTGCTGCCGGAGCGCAGTCTGCGACTTCTCTTCCTGTCGGACTCCGTCCGGGTGAGCGACGCCCAGTTCTCGCATCTCAACGACATGCTGCGCGACGCCTGCTACATCCTGGACCTGGAGAAGGTCCCGCCGATGTACGTCAACCAGGACCCCCGGCCCAACGCCATGTGCATCGGACTCGACGAGCCGATCATCGTGGTGACCACCGGGCTGGTGGAACTGCTCGACGAGGAGGAGATGCGGGCGGTCGTCGGCCACGAGGTCGGGCACGCCCTCTCCGGCCACGCCGTGTACCGCACGATCCTGCTCTTCCTCACCAGCCTGGCGCTCAAGGTGGCGTGGATTCCGCTGGGCAACGTCGCGATCATGGCGATCGTGACGGCGCTGCGCGAGTGGTTCCGCAAGTCGGAGCTGTCGGCGGACCGGGCCGGGCTGCTGGTCGGGCAGGACTCGCAGGCGTCGATGCGCGGCCTGATGAAGATCGCCGGCGGCAACCACCTCCACGAGATGAACGTGGACGCCTTCCTCGCCCAGGCCGACGAGTACGAGAAGGCAGGCGACCTGCGTGACTCCGTCCTCAAGATCCTCAACGTGCTGCCGCGCTCGCACCCCTTCACCACGGTCCGCGCGGCGGAGCTGAAGAAGTGGTCCGAGACCCGCGACTACCAGCGGATCATGGACGGCCACTACCCGCGGCGCGACGAGGACAAGGACACCTCGGTGACGGACTCGTTCAAGGAGTCCGCCTCGCACTACGCCGATTCGGTGCGCAACAGCAAGGACCCGCTGATGAAGCTGGTCGGCGACATAGCCGGTGGCGCCGGGGACCTGGGCGGGAAGCTGCGGGACAAGTTCACCGGCGGGGGCGGTGGCGCCAAGGGCGGTGCTACGGGCGGCTCCGCGCCGTCGTCGGAGACGGAGGGCCCGGAGGATTCCCAGGGGCCCGGGACGGCAGGGAGCTGA
- a CDS encoding SCO2583 family membrane protein yields the protein MAHRGDPPDGPAENGASGQDDEYGSLVFDESFVRAARLQEFSAQERMGEHARAVRSLHGRSFRNGSRLALALMILIAMAFGTAVFMGLRHPYESPAGRRAEPLRMTVVPLAPRGTVPAGTPAALFASSAAAEYPKGKDGINAPAARGTADFSENQVTAALATAKDYLVASSLDPDVLSGNVVRPVEALLDPDQMEQFDRSVSEPYDDGQHAATGWLVRFDPAKVTPDPEVRVRGTLRYAQTGTDTLEVVSDHTFTYALRPAVSGPRQEGGASLFTVRRELRFRFDREDLRLHRLEVLTSYLQAGPQSCPADTAAALRPLLAGERAASRGPAGTDPYATGRPVAALCGTLEVSSLPSRAPGNPPGPPSPTTARSRP from the coding sequence ATGGCACACCGCGGAGACCCACCCGATGGCCCGGCGGAGAACGGCGCGAGCGGTCAGGACGACGAATACGGCTCACTCGTCTTCGACGAGTCCTTCGTGCGAGCCGCCCGGCTGCAGGAATTCTCCGCCCAGGAACGCATGGGCGAGCACGCCCGCGCCGTCCGCAGCCTGCACGGGCGGTCCTTTCGCAACGGCTCCCGGCTCGCGCTCGCCCTGATGATCCTGATCGCCATGGCCTTCGGCACCGCCGTCTTCATGGGCCTGCGCCACCCCTACGAGAGCCCGGCGGGCCGGCGGGCCGAACCGCTGCGGATGACCGTCGTCCCCCTCGCCCCCCGCGGCACCGTCCCCGCCGGCACCCCGGCCGCCCTCTTCGCGAGCAGCGCCGCCGCCGAATACCCGAAGGGCAAGGACGGCATCAACGCCCCGGCCGCCCGGGGCACGGCTGACTTCTCCGAGAACCAGGTCACCGCCGCCCTGGCCACCGCCAAGGACTACCTGGTCGCCTCCTCGCTCGACCCCGACGTGCTCAGCGGGAACGTGGTGCGCCCGGTGGAAGCACTGCTCGACCCCGACCAGATGGAGCAGTTCGACCGCAGCGTCTCCGAGCCCTACGACGACGGGCAGCACGCCGCGACCGGCTGGCTCGTACGCTTCGACCCGGCCAAGGTCACCCCGGACCCCGAGGTCAGGGTCCGGGGCACCCTGCGCTACGCCCAGACGGGGACCGACACCCTGGAGGTGGTCTCCGACCACACCTTCACGTACGCGCTGCGCCCCGCCGTCTCCGGGCCCCGGCAGGAGGGCGGCGCCTCGCTGTTCACCGTGCGGCGGGAGCTGCGCTTCCGGTTCGACCGGGAGGACCTGCGGCTGCACCGCCTGGAGGTGCTGACCAGCTACCTCCAGGCGGGACCGCAGTCCTGCCCCGCCGACACAGCGGCCGCGCTGCGCCCCCTGCTGGCGGGCGAGCGGGCGGCGTCCCGGGGCCCGGCGGGCACCGACCCGTACGCCACGGGCCGGCCCGTGGCCGCGCTCTGCGGGACGCTGGAGGTCAGCTCCCTGCCGTCCCGGGCCCCTGGGAATCCTCCGGGCCCTCCGTCTCCGACGACGGCGCGGAGCCGCCCGTAG